A window of Mercenaria mercenaria strain notata chromosome 16, MADL_Memer_1, whole genome shotgun sequence contains these coding sequences:
- the LOC123539834 gene encoding kynureninase-like isoform X3, which produces MSSERPHPVQELQAISQQIGHDLDTVEFARHMDSVDPLRQLRQEFCYPKMKTLGSVDQSLVDPEEDCVYFCGNSLGICPKKTREYVTVEVDKWEKTALEGHTNGDLPWAWCDEGLDDQMATIVGAKPGEVSIMNGLTVNLHLLLVSFYRPTQTRYKVLMEGHAFPSDHYAVESQIKLKGYNPETAMILMEPREGEHTLRKEDILQTIEDQGDSIALVCFSGVQYYTGQKFDMEAITLAGQKKGCVVGWDLAHAAGNVEVKLHDWGVDFACWCTYKYMNCGAGCLSGLFIHEKHYNNDYPRLTGWWGHQLSTRFEMDNKFHPYPGARGYRLSNTPGFLCPPIKASLEIFQKTSMSELTEKCRLLTGYLEARIIRQYGYPDKNIQNGNIENGTESINGDSSQGPAKHVYVEILTPSDLSQRGAQLSLSFSVNITQVFKELMKRGVVCDERKPKVIRIAPAPLYCSFEDVHRFMKYLDEALHAAHALE; this is translated from the exons ATGTCATCAGAAAGACCACACCCTGTCCAGGAGTTACAAGCTATATCTCAACAGATAGGTCATGACCTTGACACAGTTGAGTTTGCTCGACACATGGACTCAGTAGATCCATTGAGACAGCTTAGGCAAGAGTTTTGTTATCCCAAAATGAAGACTCTTGGATCAG TTGACCAAAGCTTGGTGGACCCAGAAGAGGACTGTGTGTATTTCTGTGGAAACTCATTAGGTATATGCCCAAAGAAGACAAGAGAATATGTGACAGTTGAAGTTGATAAATGGGAGAAAAC GGCTTTAGAAGGGCATACAAATGGAGATTTACCATGGGCGTGGTGTGATGAAGGGCTGGATGACCAGATGGCAACTATTGTTG GTGCCAAGCCAGGGGAAGTGAGCATAATGAATGGATTGACTGTCAATTTGCATTTACTACTG GTGTCATTTTACAGACCAACCCAAACACGTTATAAGGTGTTAATGGAAGGCCATGCTTTCCCTTCAGATCAT tatGCTGTAGAAAGTCAAATAAAGTTAAAGGGCTATAACCCAGAAACTGCCATGATTTTAATGGAACCAAGGGAG GGAGAACACACCCTAAGAAAGGAGGATATTTTACAGACAATAGAAGATCAAGGAGATTCTATAGCTCTTGTATGTTTCAGCGGGGTACAGTATTATACTGGACAAAAATTTGATATGGAAGCTATAACACTGGCTGGTCAGAAAAAG GGATGTGTTGTAGGCTGGGATCTGGCACATGCTGCAGGCAATGTAGAAGTAAAGCTTCATGATTGGGGAGTAGATTTTGCATGCTGGTGTACTTATAAG TATATGAACTGTGGTGCAGGATGTCTGTCAGGACTGTTTATACATGAAAAACATTACAACAATGACTACCCTCGTCTCACTGGTTGGTGGGGACATCAACTCTCCACAAGATTTGAGATGGACAACA AATTCCATCCTTATCCTGGGGCTAGGGGTTATAGGTTGAGTAATACGCCTGGTTTTCTCTGTCCACCTATCAAAGCCAGCTTGGAG ATATTCCAGAAAACCTCCATGTCGGAATTAACAGAGAAATGCCGTCTGCTGACAGGGTATTTAGAAGCTAGAATTATTCGCCAATATGGCTACCCTGATAAAAACATTCAGAATGGAAACATTGAAAATGGAACAGAAAGTATAAATGGCGATAGTAGTCAAGGACCAGCTAAGCATGTTTATGTAGAAATTCTCACGCCATCTGATCTGTCTCAGCGAGGAGCTCAACTCTCCTTGTCCTTCTCAGTCAACATTACGCAGGTGTTTAAAGAACTCATGAAACGTGGAGTAGTG
- the LOC123539834 gene encoding kynureninase-like isoform X2 — protein sequence MSKLAKHSRVSVAESYDTLIKKAKMSSERPHPVQELQAISQQIGHDLDTVEFARHMDSVDPLRQLRQEFCYPKMKTLGSVDQSLVDPEEDCVYFCGNSLGICPKKTREYVTVEVDKWEKTALEGHTNGDLPWAWCDEGLDDQMATIVGAKPGEVSIMNGLTVNLHLLLVSFYRPTQTRYKVLMEGHAFPSDHYAVESQIKLKGYNPETAMILMEPREGEHTLRKEDILQTIEDQGDSIALVCFSGVQYYTGQKFDMEAITLAGQKKGCVVGWDLAHAAGNVEVKLHDWGVDFACWCTYKYMNCGAGCLSGLFIHEKHYNNDYPRLTGWWGHQLSTRFEMDNKFHPYPGARGYRLSNTPGFLCPPIKASLEIFQKTSMSELTEKCRLLTGYLEARIIRQYGYPDKNIQNGNIENGTESINGDSSQGPAKHVYVEILTPSDLSQRGAQLSLSFSVNITQVFKELMKRGVVCDERKPKVIRIAPAPLYCSFEDVHRFMKYLDEALHAAHALE from the exons ATTGGCTAAGCACTCTAGAGTGTCTGTAGCTGAGTCCTACGACACCCTGATAAAGAAGGCCAAAATGTCATCAGAAAGACCACACCCTGTCCAGGAGTTACAAGCTATATCTCAACAGATAGGTCATGACCTTGACACAGTTGAGTTTGCTCGACACATGGACTCAGTAGATCCATTGAGACAGCTTAGGCAAGAGTTTTGTTATCCCAAAATGAAGACTCTTGGATCAG TTGACCAAAGCTTGGTGGACCCAGAAGAGGACTGTGTGTATTTCTGTGGAAACTCATTAGGTATATGCCCAAAGAAGACAAGAGAATATGTGACAGTTGAAGTTGATAAATGGGAGAAAAC GGCTTTAGAAGGGCATACAAATGGAGATTTACCATGGGCGTGGTGTGATGAAGGGCTGGATGACCAGATGGCAACTATTGTTG GTGCCAAGCCAGGGGAAGTGAGCATAATGAATGGATTGACTGTCAATTTGCATTTACTACTG GTGTCATTTTACAGACCAACCCAAACACGTTATAAGGTGTTAATGGAAGGCCATGCTTTCCCTTCAGATCAT tatGCTGTAGAAAGTCAAATAAAGTTAAAGGGCTATAACCCAGAAACTGCCATGATTTTAATGGAACCAAGGGAG GGAGAACACACCCTAAGAAAGGAGGATATTTTACAGACAATAGAAGATCAAGGAGATTCTATAGCTCTTGTATGTTTCAGCGGGGTACAGTATTATACTGGACAAAAATTTGATATGGAAGCTATAACACTGGCTGGTCAGAAAAAG GGATGTGTTGTAGGCTGGGATCTGGCACATGCTGCAGGCAATGTAGAAGTAAAGCTTCATGATTGGGGAGTAGATTTTGCATGCTGGTGTACTTATAAG TATATGAACTGTGGTGCAGGATGTCTGTCAGGACTGTTTATACATGAAAAACATTACAACAATGACTACCCTCGTCTCACTGGTTGGTGGGGACATCAACTCTCCACAAGATTTGAGATGGACAACA AATTCCATCCTTATCCTGGGGCTAGGGGTTATAGGTTGAGTAATACGCCTGGTTTTCTCTGTCCACCTATCAAAGCCAGCTTGGAG ATATTCCAGAAAACCTCCATGTCGGAATTAACAGAGAAATGCCGTCTGCTGACAGGGTATTTAGAAGCTAGAATTATTCGCCAATATGGCTACCCTGATAAAAACATTCAGAATGGAAACATTGAAAATGGAACAGAAAGTATAAATGGCGATAGTAGTCAAGGACCAGCTAAGCATGTTTATGTAGAAATTCTCACGCCATCTGATCTGTCTCAGCGAGGAGCTCAACTCTCCTTGTCCTTCTCAGTCAACATTACGCAGGTGTTTAAAGAACTCATGAAACGTGGAGTAGTG